The window AAGAATGGAGAAACTTCAATATTGTTTATGATCCTCTCGTGTAAGACAAAAGCAATATCAATTGCTCGTTGTTCAACTAAGGCATAAAGATCAGTGGAATTTTGAGTATAAATGTTTAGTCGCATGGTTGGATGTTGGTGGATTATTTGCTCATAAATATTCGGCAATAAATAAGTGTTTACACTATCAACAGCTCCAATTGATAAAGACAGACTAGTACGTGATTTTAATGATTGGGTTTCTAACAATAAATGAGCCCATTTTTCGGCAATTAGAATGAAATCTTCACCTGCAGGAGTAAGTGTAATGGTTTTTAATCCTTTGCGTCGTTGAATAAGAACTAGATCAAGTTCTTGTTCAAGATTTTTGAGGCGGTGACTCACCGCAGATTGGGATAAATGAAGAATTTCAGCAGCCTTTGTTAAACTCTGATTAGAGACAACTGCTAAGAATGCTTGAATATCATCAATATTCATTATTGATTACTCCTCATACCTAAATATTAAAAAAATGCATATTATTAATGTATTTCATTTGTTTTACTTTAAGTATAAGTACTGTCTATAATTAACTCAAGAGCAATTAGAATAAATAATAGACAGAGAATAAAAGAAGATTTGCAATGACACTGATTAAATCAGCATGGCTTATTATTCTACTGACAAACAAAGGAGGTACGAAGGGTGCGAGCTTGCAGTTTTGTATGTAGTGTTGCTGTACTGTTTCTATGCATTGATCAATTTTACAGTGGGCTTAATTGGGGACGACTTTTTATCGGTGGTTTTGTGGTTGTTGCCATATGGACAGACTGTGAATGTTGGTTACGCTATAAGATAAGACATAGAAGACATGGTTGATGAAAAAATGGAAGTATTTGCGATTGGTAAA is drawn from Pelosinus sp. IPA-1 and contains these coding sequences:
- a CDS encoding LysR family transcriptional regulator — translated: MNIDDIQAFLAVVSNQSLTKAAEILHLSQSAVSHRLKNLEQELDLVLIQRRKGLKTITLTPAGEDFILIAEKWAHLLLETQSLKSRTSLSLSIGAVDSVNTYLLPNIYEQIIHQHPTMRLNIYTQNSTDLYALVEQRAIDIAFVLHERIINNIEVSPFFAEPMVLIRLASPENTSIPSIHPQQLNPRDELYHNWFPSYQLWHNKWWNPLQSTHIQVSNGPMVLPLLRTPGQWAIVPLSIAQATTATNKYTVQKLLDPPPDRICYKVTHKFVKSSTEKALNIFETFASELLAQINYLTKYK